The genomic interval CATAGGGACACGGGCATGGCATATGGGtatggcacagggacacgggtgTGGCACAGGAGCACTGGGTGTGGCACATGGGTGTGGCACTCGGGCATGGGATGTGACACAGGAGCACACGGGGTGTTGCACACGGGGttggcacagggagggggtgtggcacagggacactgggggtggcacagggactcTGGGTGTGGCACAGGAGCACAAGGGGTGTTGCACACGGGgttggcacagggacactgggggtggcacagggagggggtgtggcacagggacactgggggtggcacagggacactggggttGGCACAGGAGCACACGGGGCGTGGCACATGGGGTGTGGCACTCGGGCATGGggtgtggcacagggacacggggtgTGGCACATGGGTGTGGCACATGGGCACGCAGGAAAGGGTGAAACCCCATCCAGCTCCCACACACCAGcaccgtgcctcagtttcccttctcacccagccacagccaggatGGATGGGGATGAGCCgagggtggggagaggagaagcccccccagagcccctccctgATTTTGGGACACCCCTCTGCACCcccccccaggctgggggacatcaggggtGGGCACAGCGAGGGTGGAGGTGACTCAGCACAGCTGGACAAGCACAGGTGGCACGGGGACAGTCGGGCTGTGTCCCCATGCCAAACCCGGTCCTGGTgcccaggggaggtttggggggcaCGGTGCCAGGCCAGGGGCACGTGGTGGGGACAGGATGtgacagcagccagccctgagtCACCGCTGGCCACCGGATCCAGCTggaaggggacaggaggggacaggaagggacaggaagggacaggaagggcccttggctccagccccatgtccccaacagcttccacagcagggctgggggctcaaTCCCACTTTGGggaccccattcccagtttggggaccccattcccagtttgggAACCCTATGGGACCCTGCTCCCTGTTTGGGGACCCAGTGCCCAGTCTGGGGACCccatttccagctgggaatcaTGTGCCCAATTTAGaaaccccattcccagtttggaaaccccattcccagttcagagcccccattcccagttcaggGAGCCCATTCCCAGTTCAGAGCCCCCACTCCCAGTTCAGggaccccattcccagttcagggaccccattcccagttcagaGCCCCCACTTCCAGTTCAGGGACCCCACTCCCAGTTCAgagcccccattcccagttcagaGCCCCCACTCCCAGTTCAGGGACCACATTCCCAGTTCGGGGTGCCCGtaccagcccctgcccctctcccagtgccccagggCACCTCCTCTGGCCGGAATTCTCCGGGATTCCGGGCCCAGCTGGCCcggggctcccagcagctgccggCAGGGCTTGGGTTTCAACCGGGAGGGGAGGGATTGATCCTCTGCAGGACCCCCCgagcctgccctgcagcccccccagagccagAGGGGCCCAGCCTGGCCAAACCTGACGtggagggggcagcagggctgggctggagctcggggaggggatggcagggggtCTCAGCACCCCCAAAGCCCACCAGAACCTCTGGaacccccctcctcctcctcctcctcttcaggGGGTCCCTGGTCAGtgaccccagcccagcctgaggccatgctgggggcacaggggggcacCAGGAAtgcctgggcagccctgagggGGGGCTGGAGGAGAGACCCTGACCCCCCCCCGCACCCCTGAGTGGGGACAAAGGGAATGGGAGGGTCCCAGACCCTGGTTCAGACCCCAGACCCCAGTCCTGGCCCCTGGAGAGACCCCAGCCCCCCTGGTTCAAACTCCAGCCCCCCCCGGacagctcccagcccccagttgtgcccccagcccccccagacaGGCCCTGGTTCCCCAGTTCAGACCCCCCAGTCCAGCCCTCAAACCCCTCCCCACTCTTGGACCCACTCCTGCGATAAACCCCATTAGGGGAgggggagcacagagcccagaaaGGCTCCgtgagcacccccagggcaCGGGGGGGGGAGagcagagacccccccccagggccccccaCCCTCACTGtgagctccccaggcccccccATCACCCTGCGGGGACCCCTTGTGACCCCCCCCACGGAGAAACCTGGGACCACCAGGGgaccccctgagaccccccaagGAGTGCCCGTGATTCCttcctccccaggacccccaggatcTTCCTCAGGACCCCCCTGTGACCATCCGGCACCCCCGGAACAGccccctgggacccccgggacctCCGGGAGCCCCTCGAGCCTTCCCTGTgacccctgagcccccccagaaCTGCCGGTgcccccaccccagcaccccGAAACTCCCCCAAGAGTCACCCCCGCGTCCCCTCCATAAAGACCACGCCTATTGCCACGCCCACTGCTCCACCCCATAGCGCCACACCCTCTTAGTCCCACCCAACTGATTGGCCCCGCCCACTTCCCCGCCCTCCGCGCGGGCCGCGCGCCCCCTGCCGGACGCCCGCCGCACCCGCATTCTCCGCTCTTCCCTCTGATTGGCCACAATCTCCCAGCCAATGAGAAACAAGGAGTTAACCCTGAGGCCCGGCCCTGACGCTGTCTCAGCCAATCGCAAGGCAAAGTGGCGCCCCGCCTCCGGAGCGGGCAAGCACGGCCCCTGCACCCAATCAGCGCCAGACCCGCCGGGTGATGGGCGGGCACAGGAGGGCGTTTCCACCAATGGGCGCGGCGTGCGGCGCGGAGGGGGTGGGGTCAGCGCGGGGGGCGTGCCCGCGGCTTCCAGAGAGTTCGGAGAcggcggcggagcggcggcggcggtgaGTGGTAGGGGGGGCGGCCCCGGGACCCCGCCACGACCCCCGAACCCTCCCGGcccctccccaacccccccgCGACCCCCGGCGGGagccggcccgccccgccccgccccgcccgtgTCAGCGGTGGGCCCGGCCCGCGCAGCCCTGAGGCGGCTCCTCGGGGTGCCCTGAGGGCCTGCAGGGCGCGGGGGGGCTTTGAGGCGATTCCTCCTCCGGGAGCACCGGGCTCGGGTCCGCTCCGCCGCTCCGGTGTGGGGTGCGGGTGTCTCCGCGGCTGTGAACGGGCTGTCACCGTGTCACCTCCGCCCCGACAGCCCCGGTCCCCCCGGTGCGCGACCCTCGGGTCTGAGCCGCCCCACAcggggctcctgggctggacCGACCCTGCCTCAGGGTCCCGGCCCCAGCCTCGGCCCCGGGGGACAGACCCCGCTCCAGCCGCGGGGATCCCGCCTTGGGACGGACGGGCCGGACCCgccccggtgtccccggggGACGGACCCGGCTGCGGTCCCGGGGAGCCGGTGCGGAGTGGGAAGCTGGGGTTATTTACCCGTGCGGGGGTCACGGGCACTCCCCGCGTCGCCCGTGTCACAAGATAAACGCGTCCCCACCCCACGCGGGGCTTATCGGCTGTGGCACATGGCCCGGGGGGGCACCCGGAGTCCACCCCCTTCCTTGCCGGACCCCCGTGCTGTGCGTGGCTGTCCCCGGTGGCACCGGTTCGGACATCCCTGACACCCGCGGGATGCTGCTGCGGGGGGAAGGGACGcctgaggcagggctgtgcatgAGGGACAACAGGGATCAGAACCTTTTGGGGGGACAGGACTTGGGGTGCACTTGCAGGAGCCCTGTGTGGGGTTGTTGTCACCATCCCCTCTTCCACtgcggggaaactgaggcatgggTGCacagggggagagcagggatcAAAGCCTTTAGGGGGGACGGGGCTTGGGGACCACCCCCACACATGCAGGAGCCCCGAGTGGCTGTCGTGTTGTTgtcaaccccccccccccgtcccactgcggggaaactgaggcacggctGCGCAGGgggccagcagggctcagcagggttttggggggtcacacagagctcaggctgggtggcagtgccaggctcacAGCTGTGTCCTGTCCCAGCACGTCACAGCAGCCGGGAAGATGGTGAAGGAGACAGGCTACTACGACCTGCTGGGCGTGCGGCCGGGCGCCAGCCTGGACGAGATCAAGCGGGCATACCGGCGCCTGGCACTGCGCTACCACCCCGACAAGAACCCCAGCGAGGGCGAGCGGGTACGTGCGGCCCCCCCAGCctcccccgggaccccctggcccagctgagccccctctcccctccccagttcAAGCAGATCTCCCAGGCCTACGAGGTGCTGTCGGACGCCCACAAACGGGCGCTCTATGACCGCGGCGGCGAGCGGGCCATGAAGGAGGGAGGCCTGGGGGGCcgcgggggaggcggcggctTCGGCTCCCCCATGGACATCTTCGACCTCTTCTTTGGAGGGGGAGTGAGGATGCGTGGCCGGGCAGACAGAAGAGGTGAGGGGGTGAGGGACTCGGGGATGAGGGACTTGCGGATGAGGGACTTGCTGTGACCCCGGGGTGGGTGGGAGGGGATTGGTGCCCAGCGTGGTGGTCACTCAGGAGGTGACAAACCTGCTGGCACCTCTTGGTGGAAGGGGGTTGGTGCCCAGCATGGTGGTCACTCAGGAGGTGACAACCCTGCTGGCACCTCTTGGTGGGAGGCAGCTGGTTCTCAGCACCATGAGGAGGTGACAAATGTGCTGGGACCTTTTGGTGGGAGGGGGCTAGTGCCCAGCACTGTGaggaggtgacaggaggtgacaaaCCTGCTGGGACCTTTTGGTGGGAGGGGGCTGGTGCCCAGCACTGTGAGGATGGAATAGAAGGTGACAAACCTGCTGGGACCTCTTGGTGGGAGGGGGCTGGTGCCAAGCACAGCACTGGTTTGGAGGACAAGGACTGCTAGGAAGCATGACTGGGAGAGGGCTGGCACCCAAATGCAGTGTGACATTGGCTCAGGGGGTCACAGACTTGCTGGGACTCTGTGTGTCAGTGctggtgcccagcacagcactggctcaggggtgacagccctgctgagacCTTGGCGTGAGAGGAGGCTGGTGCCCAGCGTGGCACTGGCTCGGGGGATCCAGCCAGGCTCCCCAGGCTGTCTCTGCCCCTGCggcacagcctgctgcagctcctcaccaccctcattaCTTTCTCCACCTGCCTCTCTTCAAAGGgcccttccctgtccctgtcccggctTTCCCCCGCCGTCCCCGTccccggggctgggctgagTCACCGGAGCAGCCCCGGGGTGGCAGCAGGACGCGGGGCCAGCCCGGTGACTTGGGCCTGGgtcacagggacacagtgactCGCCAGCTTCTTGCTGAGATGGCAGGAGTTAATTGCAGGGCAATTAGGAAGCCGAGGGAGTCATCCCAGCCGCTCCAGCTAGagcagctgggggtggctgAGAGCCCTGGGGTGGGAGCCGTGCCCTGCCCACGCTGGGGACCCGgcactgccccagggcagcatccAGGCTTGGAGGGAAActgtccctgtccgtgtccctgccctgtccttgaggaaggagcaggactGGCTCACCTGGTGAGCCTGAGTGGTGTCCAGCGCCTGTCTGGCCGTGGCAGGGGGGTGGCACTGAGCCAGGCTCTCCCCGTGCCCAGGGAAGACGGTGGTGCACCAGCTCTCGGTGTCGCTGGAGGATCTGTACAACGGCTCCACAcggaagctgtccctgcagaagAACATCATCTGCCGCAAGTGTGGAGGTGAGCGAGGGGCTGAGGGGCCGCCCCAGCACCCCCTACCCCAGTGTCTGACCCCCTGCCCCCCTCGGCACAGGCTGCGGGGTGCGGGAGGGCGCCCAGAGAAGGTGCCCCAAGTGCCACGGCTCGGGCATGGAGGTTCGCATCCACCAGCTGGGGCCCAGCATGATCCAGCAGATCCAGACCgtgtgctcccagtgccagggccagggcGAGTGGATCCGGCCCCGGGACTGCTGCCTCACCTGCAACGGCCGCAAGGTGGTGCGGGAGAAGAAAATCCTCAGCGTGCACCTGGATAAAGGTGAGCCGGGGCTGACCACAGAGGGGGTGACCCCGAAGTGCCCCACGGGCTCTGAGCCTCCTCCACCCTCCTCGCAGGCATGAAGGATGGGCAGAAAATCACCTTCCACGAGGAAGGGGACCAGGTGCCCGGCCTGGAGCCCGGGGACATCATCATTGTCCTGGATCAGAAGGAACATCCTGTTTTCCGGCGCAGCGGTGATGACCTGATTGTCAGGAGGGAGATCAGCCTGGCAGACGCCCTGTGTGGGTGCAGGCAGGTGATCCACACCCTGGACAACCGCACCCTGCTCGTGTCCTCCCCGCCAGGTGAGGGGCACTCAGCACCTGGGAGTGGCACACCAGAATAGGGATGTGCCCCTTGTtgatggagtgacaaaactgtcctttgtttccttaaaaagaaaaaaagcccgGAAGTTTATCTCTCAGTTGGGTAAAAAAGACCT from Haemorhous mexicanus isolate bHaeMex1 chromosome 31, bHaeMex1.pri, whole genome shotgun sequence carries:
- the LOC132340311 gene encoding dnaJ homolog subfamily A member 1-like, which produces MVKETGYYDLLGVRPGASLDEIKRAYRRLALRYHPDKNPSEGERFKQISQAYEVLSDAHKRALYDRGGERAMKEGGLGGRGGGGGFGSPMDIFDLFFGGGVRMRGRADRRGKTVVHQLSVSLEDLYNGSTRKLSLQKNIICRKCGGCGVREGAQRRCPKCHGSGMEVRIHQLGPSMIQQIQTVCSQCQGQGEWIRPRDCCLTCNGRKVVREKKILSVHLDKGMKDGQKITFHEEGDQVPGLEPGDIIIVLDQKEHPVFRRSGDDLIVRREISLADALCGCRQVIHTLDNRTLLVSSPPGDVIRPGDLKCIPNEGMPVYRSPFQKGKLILQFEVKFPEPGWLPAERLRQLQAFFPPQEEVMATEDTEEVELSDYTAHGGPGRRPYTGEAYHEDDFEDGMRQHVQCQTS